The following are encoded together in the Falsiruegeria litorea R37 genome:
- a CDS encoding class I SAM-dependent methyltransferase, whose protein sequence is MTDRTNKPDEKIVSHYGGAELFRKIVDTLEASGVKLGEISEQHLKSIDEFHIGGEEATISLLDQLGLKDGVKVLDVGAGIGGPARLMTARYGADVTGLDLTPDFIETAKQLTGLLSLPTQFKVGSALDLPFDDNSFDVATLLHVGMNLPDKDRLFDEVWRVLKPQGRFAVYDVMRFGAAPAFPLPWASDPAASFLASPDVYLDAADKAGFELEARRDRGEVAKEFFAALREKIKASGPPVLGLPMLMGMDAADKVANMTNAVGAGDIAPVEMIFKKRD, encoded by the coding sequence ATGACGGATCGAACCAATAAGCCGGACGAGAAAATCGTTTCGCACTATGGCGGTGCGGAGCTGTTTCGCAAGATTGTCGACACACTTGAGGCCAGTGGCGTCAAGCTCGGCGAGATTTCGGAACAGCACCTCAAGTCGATTGACGAGTTTCACATCGGCGGCGAAGAGGCGACGATTTCCTTGCTCGATCAACTTGGGTTGAAAGACGGGGTCAAAGTTCTGGATGTTGGCGCGGGTATCGGCGGGCCTGCCCGTCTTATGACGGCGCGGTATGGTGCGGATGTCACGGGGTTGGACCTGACCCCCGATTTCATCGAAACGGCAAAGCAACTGACCGGGCTTCTGAGCCTGCCGACGCAGTTCAAGGTCGGAAGCGCCCTGGACCTCCCCTTTGATGACAACAGTTTCGACGTCGCCACCTTGTTGCACGTCGGGATGAATCTGCCGGACAAGGACCGCCTTTTTGACGAGGTTTGGCGGGTCCTGAAACCACAGGGGCGCTTTGCCGTCTATGACGTGATGCGTTTTGGGGCGGCTCCGGCTTTTCCTTTGCCCTGGGCCAGTGATCCGGCGGCGTCGTTCCTGGCCTCGCCTGACGTCTATCTCGACGCGGCTGACAAGGCTGGTTTCGAGTTGGAGGCGCGCCGGGATCGGGGGGAGGTCGCCAAAGAGTTCTTTGCCGCCTTGCGAGAAAAGATCAAGGCGTCTGGCCCCCCGGTTTTGGGGTTGCCCATGTTGATGGGGATGGATGCTGCGGACAAGGTGGCGAACATGACAAATGCAGTCGGCGCGGGCGATATCGCCCCGGTCGAGATGATATTCAAAAAGCGCGACTAG
- a CDS encoding NAD(P)-dependent oxidoreductase, producing MAQGQTAPGIVSGRLSSEDIAANFDDLHPAYAPHEAAVAADRCYFCYDAPCVTACPTDIDIPLFIRQIQTGHAQAAAKTILDQNILGGMCARVCPTETLCEEACVRETAEGKPVEIGRLQRYATDTVMAAGVHPFERAASTGKTVAVVGAGPAGLACAHRLAMLGHDVVIHEAREKAGGLNEFGIAAYKSTENYAEAEVDWLLKIGGITIENGSALGQGVTLGGLQEAYDAVFLSIGLGGVNALRAEGEDKDGVRDAVDFIADLRQADALSALPVGRNVVVIGGGMTAVDAAVQSKLLGAENVTIAYRRGREAMGASRFEQDLAASKGVKLMFNVQPVAVHGNGAATEIELEYTSSAGGELTGTGETTRLAADQVFKAIGQTLEGAPSVLALDGRKIAVTDAGRTSVDGVWAGGDCAAGGDDLTVTAVAEGRDAAMDIHKAMMG from the coding sequence ATGGCACAGGGCCAGACAGCACCCGGTATCGTTTCCGGGCGGCTATCCAGCGAAGACATTGCCGCCAACTTTGACGACCTCCACCCGGCCTATGCGCCGCACGAGGCCGCGGTTGCCGCAGATCGTTGCTATTTCTGTTATGACGCGCCGTGCGTGACGGCCTGTCCCACGGACATCGACATTCCGCTGTTCATCCGCCAGATCCAGACCGGACACGCGCAGGCGGCGGCAAAGACCATTCTGGACCAGAACATTCTGGGCGGCATGTGTGCACGGGTTTGTCCGACCGAGACACTGTGTGAAGAAGCCTGCGTGCGTGAAACTGCCGAGGGCAAGCCGGTCGAAATTGGCCGACTGCAGCGTTACGCCACCGACACCGTGATGGCGGCGGGCGTGCATCCGTTCGAACGCGCGGCATCCACTGGCAAGACCGTGGCGGTTGTGGGGGCAGGGCCTGCGGGCCTGGCCTGCGCGCACCGTCTGGCCATGCTGGGCCATGACGTGGTGATCCACGAGGCACGCGAGAAGGCCGGCGGCCTGAACGAATTCGGCATCGCCGCCTACAAGAGCACCGAAAACTACGCCGAGGCCGAGGTCGACTGGCTGCTGAAAATCGGCGGCATTACCATCGAGAACGGCTCGGCCCTGGGCCAAGGCGTGACGCTGGGTGGTCTGCAAGAGGCATATGACGCCGTGTTCCTGTCCATCGGTCTGGGTGGGGTGAACGCCCTGCGAGCCGAGGGCGAAGACAAGGACGGCGTGCGCGACGCCGTGGATTTCATTGCCGATCTGCGTCAAGCCGACGCCCTGTCCGCGCTGCCAGTGGGCCGCAATGTGGTCGTTATCGGTGGCGGTATGACGGCCGTTGACGCCGCCGTGCAATCCAAACTGCTCGGCGCTGAAAATGTCACCATTGCCTACCGCCGGGGCCGCGAGGCCATGGGCGCCAGCCGGTTCGAGCAGGATCTGGCGGCATCCAAGGGCGTGAAGCTGATGTTCAACGTCCAGCCGGTCGCCGTGCATGGCAACGGGGCTGCGACAGAGATCGAGTTGGAGTATACTTCGTCCGCAGGCGGTGAGTTGACCGGAACGGGTGAAACTACGCGACTGGCTGCGGATCAGGTGTTCAAGGCCATTGGTCAGACGCTTGAGGGCGCACCGAGTGTGCTGGCGCTGGACGGTCGCAAGATCGCCGTGACCGACGCAGGCCGAACTTCGGTCGACGGTGTCTGGGCCGGGGGCGACTGTGCCGCTGGTGGCGACGACCTGACCGTGACAGCCGTGGCCGAGGGTCGCGACGCCGCGATGGACATCCACAAGGCAATGATGGGGTAA